From one Agathobaculum sp. NTUH-O15-33 genomic stretch:
- a CDS encoding GPW/gp25 family protein, which produces MAQEIKFPPRLDAAAGFAETDEAEQIRQSVRLILLTNVGERPMRPEFGSRIRQYLFEPMNETTRQLLKQEVVGALTRWEPRIRELEVEADTGGLRAGRLRMDIRYVVRATGAPDRLDVALSGEA; this is translated from the coding sequence ATGGCGCAGGAGATCAAATTTCCGCCGCGGCTCGACGCGGCAGCCGGCTTCGCGGAAACGGACGAGGCCGAGCAGATCCGCCAGTCGGTGCGTCTGATCCTGCTGACAAACGTGGGCGAACGGCCGATGCGGCCGGAATTCGGCAGCCGTATACGGCAGTACCTGTTTGAGCCGATGAACGAAACGACGCGCCAGCTTTTGAAGCAGGAGGTCGTCGGCGCGCTGACGCGGTGGGAGCCGCGCATCCGCGAGCTGGAAGTCGAAGCCGACACGGGCGGCCTTCGCGCGGGCCGGCTGCGGATGGATATCCGCTATGTCGTCCGCGCCACGGGCGCGCCCGACCGGCTGGACGTGGCGCTAAGCGGGGAGGCGTGA
- a CDS encoding baseplate J/gp47 family protein, with protein MPEPIGLDEGGYDALYQALVQGVSARVPGWTDAYAASPTVTFAETMAWLIDMQRFYIDRITEEHRLCLLRLLGGRLTAARAAHGVMRLDSAGRCGVLSRGTLFYAGEIPFETDAALTLRGEAALVPVTQCRTEATCEADYGGADWEALPWQGGVCRVRRCAEPTVWQTDGAAGQIIQLEKDVLPAGLRLLVAEGETGWRELPLDPPVQTDQPTGPGCRYDPLRHALVLGDGRDFLIPPARRHGLRPLVLRRSLGAAGNLPAGAALTGADGARGTLVKDACGGRNAGTVREALQARLKALEQPLRAVTAADIERLLLRAPGAAVRRARAYEAADHTVCAVVEAVNGAVDVERVRRYLAPRMVLGTRVQISAPRVLTVDLRMCVAAGTSAQKQALRQAAGDWIARTPIGGTLEQAALVHALEAAGGVERIDAVAITPRDGALGRAYGGRVETAPDVVCRLGACEIEEG; from the coding sequence ATGCCGGAACCGATCGGTCTGGACGAAGGGGGATATGACGCGCTTTATCAGGCGCTGGTACAGGGCGTGTCCGCGCGGGTGCCCGGCTGGACGGACGCATATGCCGCGTCGCCCACGGTTACGTTTGCCGAAACCATGGCGTGGCTGATTGACATGCAGCGCTTTTACATCGACCGGATCACGGAGGAGCACCGGCTTTGCCTGCTGCGGCTGCTTGGCGGGCGGCTTACCGCCGCGCGCGCCGCACACGGCGTTATGCGGCTGGACAGCGCCGGGCGGTGCGGGGTTTTGTCGCGCGGCACGCTGTTTTATGCCGGAGAAATCCCCTTTGAAACCGATGCGGCGCTGACCTTGCGCGGCGAAGCCGCGCTGGTGCCGGTCACCCAGTGCCGCACCGAAGCGACCTGCGAAGCGGACTACGGCGGCGCGGATTGGGAAGCCCTTCCGTGGCAGGGCGGCGTATGCCGCGTGCGGCGGTGCGCGGAACCGACGGTCTGGCAAACGGACGGCGCGGCGGGGCAAATCATACAGCTTGAAAAGGACGTTTTACCGGCCGGCCTGCGTCTGCTCGTGGCGGAAGGCGAAACCGGCTGGCGCGAACTGCCGCTCGACCCGCCCGTCCAGACCGATCAGCCGACCGGGCCGGGCTGCCGGTATGATCCGCTGCGCCATGCGCTGGTGCTGGGCGACGGGCGCGATTTTTTGATCCCGCCGGCCAGACGGCACGGACTGCGCCCGCTTGTCCTGCGGCGCAGCTTGGGCGCGGCGGGCAACCTGCCCGCGGGCGCCGCGCTGACTGGCGCGGACGGCGCGCGGGGCACGCTGGTCAAGGACGCTTGCGGCGGCCGAAACGCCGGAACCGTGCGGGAGGCGCTGCAAGCGCGGCTGAAAGCGCTGGAGCAGCCGCTCCGCGCGGTCACGGCTGCGGATATCGAGCGGCTGCTTCTGCGCGCGCCGGGGGCTGCGGTGCGGCGGGCGCGCGCCTATGAAGCGGCGGATCATACGGTGTGCGCCGTGGTGGAAGCTGTAAACGGCGCGGTGGACGTCGAGCGCGTGCGGCGGTACCTCGCGCCGCGCATGGTGCTTGGTACGCGGGTGCAAATCAGCGCGCCGCGTGTATTAACGGTTGATCTGCGCATGTGCGTGGCGGCGGGGACGTCCGCGCAAAAGCAAGCGCTGCGGCAGGCGGCGGGCGACTGGATTGCGCGCACGCCCATTGGCGGCACGCTGGAACAGGCGGCGCTGGTTCACGCCTTGGAAGCGGCCGGCGGGGTGGAGCGGATCGACGCGGTCGCGATCACGCCGCGTGACGGCGCTTTGGGCCGCGCATATGGCGGCAGGGTGGAGACCGCGCCCGATGTGGTTTGCAGGTTGGGCGCTTGCGAGATCGAGGAGGGATGA
- a CDS encoding phage tail protein → MQAKREQRSDRAAGRSGKIEGFTDRGVHGLLCEAEQAYYLTGVLDSGAAGMEWSRFVWEAEGFAQMDMYALVSDRRSACLALDTAPLREVPAQIMQQGGVRRTGARALLFAPENTVPPMRGRYCRICGVFRRAAKSGGTLHGWRASYPKQSFAGYLPAVYQGYDLLERYFAVFEDLYLEREEQIGRFAERLDPARCGREDLDRLADWLLVPHGAVLPDQTLRRLVRSAAELNRRKGTARYYRTLLWLVTGELPELRPEPTRDRPGERRLQIIFKRPVDLPRAWLVGLLRRVQPLGVAFSLVVPEQKTPPAALDQDALGGTARMG, encoded by the coding sequence GTGCAGGCCAAACGGGAACAGCGCTCCGACCGGGCGGCGGGGCGTTCCGGCAAAATCGAGGGCTTTACGGATCGGGGCGTGCACGGCCTCCTTTGCGAAGCGGAACAGGCGTATTACCTGACCGGGGTGCTGGACAGCGGCGCGGCGGGAATGGAGTGGAGCCGGTTCGTTTGGGAAGCCGAAGGGTTCGCGCAAATGGATATGTACGCCCTTGTCAGCGACCGGCGGTCCGCTTGCCTCGCGCTGGATACGGCGCCGCTGCGCGAGGTGCCCGCGCAGATCATGCAGCAGGGCGGGGTGCGGCGCACCGGTGCGCGCGCGCTTTTATTCGCGCCGGAAAATACCGTGCCGCCGATGCGCGGGCGTTACTGCCGGATCTGCGGCGTGTTCCGGCGCGCGGCAAAATCCGGCGGTACGCTGCATGGCTGGCGCGCGTCCTATCCCAAACAAAGCTTTGCCGGCTATTTGCCCGCGGTATATCAAGGGTACGATTTGCTGGAACGCTATTTCGCGGTGTTTGAGGATTTATATTTGGAACGGGAGGAACAGATCGGCCGTTTCGCCGAGCGGCTCGATCCTGCCCGGTGCGGCAGGGAGGATCTCGACCGCTTGGCCGATTGGCTGTTAGTGCCGCACGGCGCCGTTCTGCCCGATCAAACGCTGCGGCGGCTGGTGCGGTCGGCGGCGGAGCTGAACCGGCGCAAAGGTACGGCGCGGTATTATCGCACGCTGCTGTGGCTCGTCACGGGCGAACTGCCGGAGCTGCGGCCCGAGCCCACGCGGGACCGGCCGGGCGAGCGGCGGCTTCAAATCATTTTTAAACGGCCGGTTGATTTGCCGCGCGCGTGGCTCGTGGGGTTGCTCCGGCGGGTGCAGCCGCTCGGCGTCGCGTTTTCGCTGGTTGTGCCGGAGCAAAAAACGCCGCCGGCCGCGCTGGATCAGGATGCGCTGGGCGGTACGGCGCGCATGGGATAG
- a CDS encoding AAA family ATPase: MQGYRRQNELLADYLALFQALDEAPEAGRELQAAYEQICAYQQAADPSLPLIRLREAAGLSEELFFTVVCALCMELDGGLRLSHRLRYGCDPDINGALTLYSRLRTVDFGAARQFAPDMQAYRLLFAPPERQGWWLDAPLRLKSAVAALLITGAVPVIDGCAPQPLEAPPCAAVQRAALEEVRAKLDAPVVYISGPPGSGKRTLLHRACAARGEPLILADLNQIAPEGEDETGSLLVLSGVMKNAVLGISAGAERASFQDRLRRLARRWRVRCAVLCEEGEALPLDMEAPVVAVPSCLTAEESAEAWAWCFPFWPGATARAFGMRHRYSIGRLTAQARRAQRAAAGRDVGPSLVQRHMSMRSGAGFTVQRPPEGAKTTDWIGEQSVCSELRLLAFEAAGWQSLRAQWGVEQSGSTVFLFHGPSGTGKTFAASLLAAEAGLPMMTVDLSQVEDKYVGETEKHLNVIFQTAEADHCLLFIDEADALFAKRTEVASSNDRFANLSTAYLLQRLEQYQGVAVLATNLLQNFDDAFARRLQAVVRFSMPDEAHRALLWRRYLPAGRQAADVDCQKLASLASLSPARIRSAAGLAAILAAQEGAGQISWAHAAAALDLELRKTGGGLPPQNR, from the coding sequence ATGCAGGGCTATCGGCGGCAAAACGAGCTGCTAGCGGATTATTTGGCGCTGTTTCAGGCGCTGGATGAAGCGCCCGAAGCGGGGCGGGAGCTCCAAGCGGCGTACGAGCAGATTTGTGCGTACCAGCAGGCGGCGGACCCGTCGCTTCCGCTGATTCGGCTGCGTGAAGCGGCGGGGCTTTCGGAGGAGCTGTTTTTCACCGTGGTTTGCGCGCTGTGTATGGAGCTGGACGGCGGTCTGCGGCTTTCCCACCGGCTGCGGTATGGGTGCGATCCGGATATAAACGGCGCGCTGACGCTGTATTCGCGCCTGCGTACGGTCGATTTCGGCGCGGCGCGCCAATTCGCGCCCGATATGCAGGCGTATCGCCTGCTGTTCGCTCCGCCGGAACGGCAGGGCTGGTGGCTGGATGCGCCGCTTCGGCTGAAAAGCGCGGTCGCAGCGCTGCTGATAACCGGGGCGGTCCCGGTGATAGATGGCTGCGCGCCGCAGCCGCTTGAAGCGCCGCCTTGCGCCGCGGTACAGCGGGCGGCGCTGGAAGAAGTGCGGGCAAAGCTGGACGCGCCGGTCGTGTATATCTCCGGCCCGCCCGGCTCCGGCAAACGCACGCTGCTGCACCGCGCGTGCGCCGCGCGCGGCGAACCGCTTATCTTGGCGGACCTCAATCAAATCGCGCCGGAGGGGGAGGACGAAACCGGCAGCCTGCTTGTACTGAGCGGCGTGATGAAAAACGCGGTGCTCGGAATATCGGCGGGGGCGGAACGCGCATCGTTTCAGGATCGTTTGCGGCGGCTTGCGCGGCGTTGGCGGGTGCGCTGCGCGGTGCTGTGCGAGGAAGGCGAAGCGCTGCCGCTGGACATGGAAGCGCCGGTGGTCGCGGTGCCCTCCTGCCTGACCGCGGAAGAGAGCGCCGAGGCTTGGGCATGGTGTTTCCCGTTCTGGCCCGGCGCGACCGCGCGTGCGTTCGGCATGCGCCACCGCTACTCGATCGGACGGCTGACCGCACAGGCGCGGCGCGCGCAGCGTGCGGCAGCGGGGCGGGATGTCGGTCCGTCTTTGGTGCAGCGGCACATGAGCATGCGCAGCGGAGCGGGCTTTACGGTACAGCGCCCGCCCGAGGGCGCGAAAACCACGGACTGGATCGGGGAACAATCCGTTTGCAGCGAACTGCGGCTGCTGGCGTTTGAAGCCGCCGGGTGGCAAAGCCTGCGCGCGCAATGGGGCGTGGAGCAGTCCGGCAGCACGGTCTTTCTGTTTCATGGGCCGTCGGGCACGGGCAAGACCTTTGCGGCTTCGCTGCTGGCAGCGGAAGCGGGCCTGCCGATGATGACCGTGGATCTTTCACAGGTAGAGGATAAGTATGTCGGTGAAACGGAAAAGCATTTAAACGTAATTTTTCAAACGGCGGAGGCCGATCACTGTCTGCTGTTCATCGACGAAGCGGACGCGCTTTTTGCTAAACGGACGGAGGTTGCGTCCTCAAACGACCGCTTCGCCAATCTGTCCACCGCCTATTTACTGCAGCGATTGGAGCAGTATCAAGGGGTCGCCGTGCTTGCGACCAATCTGCTGCAAAATTTTGACGATGCGTTCGCGCGCCGTTTGCAGGCGGTCGTCCGTTTCTCCATGCCGGACGAAGCGCACCGCGCGCTGCTTTGGCGGCGGTATCTGCCCGCGGGAAGGCAGGCTGCGGATGTAGATTGCCAAAAGCTCGCGTCTTTAGCCTCGCTCAGCCCCGCCCGCATCCGCTCCGCGGCCGGTCTGGCGGCAATTCTCGCCGCGCAGGAGGGGGCGGGACAAATCAGCTGGGCGCACGCCGCGGCCGCGCTCGATCTGGAGCTCCGCAAAACCGGCGGTGGGCTGCCGCCGCAGAATAGGTAA
- a CDS encoding sigma 54-interacting transcriptional regulator encodes METLIFSHFALYHCQEHFIEIQIQPLDYAIALKKAHAIGQRPMLFTYQHVRVPDLQIIRNLLDFEFDHIIYEDTYDLTILLSHADAEVVVGASQVASLAQNCGKESVLLYPGVSTVEDAIRRCRSMLINMRYAVLEQEIYHAIVQNSPTGIICINDKDKVILYNPAAEALTHVPHEQIHRRHSQALFPWAQLQSMLTDHNGKRTQKLMFGDRPVEVSSHKIEANGRVVGALALLAPQRIIVQSTQPPPAVYPPQQTRYHFDSIRSSSENMRVVVAQAKLYSKLEDPCVIIGEPGAGKSMFAHCMHAYYHAQDAPFYRVNCSVIPDRQAMQYLMGREDDRGTVLHRGLFELSREGTLVLEQLWNAPAAVLHSLALVLRDRQYLRLGGIQPILGIPRILTLVNAQEWSRLRQCIPEELYFLLTRLTLRLPPLRERTQDIPLLFEDMLQDMMLMPSKPYHLPKKLYTILGSYSWPGNAQELSNIARRFSIFLEQNANARPITQHNALVDAIGRDELLADIFAQYGPLADVFKNPTRLRSLIELLKAVFFFKNDDIARIFDISRTTLWRLCQQDNKPCPPDRDTGSAQPDP; translated from the coding sequence TTGGAAACTTTGATTTTTTCTCACTTTGCATTATACCATTGTCAAGAACACTTTATTGAAATACAGATACAACCGCTGGATTATGCAATCGCTCTGAAAAAGGCGCACGCTATCGGTCAACGGCCGATGCTATTCACGTATCAGCACGTACGCGTGCCCGATCTGCAGATCATCCGCAATCTGCTTGATTTTGAGTTTGATCATATCATCTATGAGGATACCTACGATCTGACCATTCTGCTGTCGCATGCCGATGCGGAAGTGGTGGTCGGCGCGTCGCAGGTCGCATCCTTGGCTCAGAACTGCGGAAAAGAAAGCGTACTGCTCTATCCCGGCGTCAGCACGGTGGAAGACGCCATCCGGCGCTGCCGGTCCATGCTCATCAATATGCGCTATGCGGTGCTCGAGCAGGAGATCTACCACGCGATCGTGCAAAACAGTCCGACCGGCATCATTTGCATCAACGACAAGGACAAGGTGATTCTGTACAACCCTGCCGCCGAAGCGCTGACGCACGTGCCGCATGAGCAGATCCACCGCCGGCACAGTCAAGCGCTCTTTCCTTGGGCGCAGTTGCAGTCCATGCTGACCGATCACAACGGCAAACGAACGCAAAAGCTGATGTTCGGCGATCGGCCGGTCGAGGTCTCGTCGCATAAGATCGAAGCGAATGGCCGGGTGGTCGGTGCGCTGGCCCTACTGGCGCCGCAGCGGATCATTGTCCAGTCCACACAGCCGCCTCCCGCCGTCTATCCGCCGCAGCAGACCCGCTATCATTTCGACAGCATTCGATCGTCCTCGGAGAATATGCGCGTTGTAGTCGCACAGGCCAAGCTATATTCTAAGCTTGAAGATCCGTGCGTTATCATCGGCGAGCCCGGTGCGGGCAAGTCGATGTTTGCGCATTGCATGCACGCCTATTACCATGCGCAGGATGCGCCGTTCTACAGAGTCAACTGCTCTGTCATTCCGGATCGTCAAGCCATGCAGTATCTTATGGGGCGAGAAGACGACCGCGGCACCGTACTGCACCGCGGCCTGTTCGAGCTCAGCCGCGAGGGCACGCTCGTACTCGAGCAGTTGTGGAATGCGCCGGCAGCCGTCTTGCACAGTCTCGCTCTTGTCCTGCGGGACAGACAGTATCTGCGTTTGGGTGGCATACAGCCCATTTTGGGTATCCCCCGCATCCTTACGCTGGTCAATGCGCAGGAATGGTCTAGGCTGCGCCAATGCATTCCCGAAGAACTGTACTTTTTGCTCACTCGGTTAACGCTCCGGCTGCCGCCGCTACGGGAACGGACGCAAGATATCCCTCTCTTGTTTGAGGACATGCTGCAGGATATGATGCTGATGCCCTCCAAGCCCTATCATCTGCCCAAAAAGCTATACACCATTCTTGGCAGCTATTCTTGGCCGGGCAATGCGCAGGAACTGTCCAACATAGCACGACGGTTTTCTATTTTTCTGGAACAAAACGCAAACGCTCGGCCAATTACGCAGCATAACGCATTGGTCGATGCGATCGGGCGGGACGAGTTGCTTGCAGATATCTTTGCTCAATACGGCCCACTGGCCGATGTGTTTAAAAATCCGACTCGGCTTCGCTCGCTCATCGAATTGCTAAAAGCGGTATTCTTTTTTAAAAACGACGATATCGCGCGAATCTTTGACATCAGCCGTACAACGCTGTGGCGGCTGTGCCAGCAGGATAACAAACCATGTCCGCCGGATCGGGATACCGGCAGCGCGCAACCGGATCCATAG
- a CDS encoding recombinase family protein, with translation MDNRIDAIYGRQSIDKKDSISIESQFEFCRYELKGGEGKEYKDKGYSGKNIDRPDFQRLLGDIKAGLIKRVVVYKLDRISRSIVDFAKLMEIFKQYNVEFVSCTEKFDTSTPMGRAMLNICIVFAQLERESIQMRVTDAFYSRCAKGYYMRGRAAYGFDLEPIVMDGIKTKKLVENAEMDYVEMMFEMYAEPESSYGDITRYFTTQNILVYGKTLKRGFLGQLLRNPVYVQADMDIYEYFKAQGVKIESPPELFTGDYGCYLYQGREGEEPILVIAPHKGRIPSGLWLAVQRKLSQNTTFQNGRKCHNTWLAGKIKCGCCGYALTSQNAANGVTYLHCKQRSENKGCQGAGTLTKQVLEQAVYEELVKKMRVFQTLKGGKTASYNPKLTAARAALAKTESEIEKLLDTLSGANPTLLQYANSRIEELDGQRQAQAKLVADLTANSVSSSQVESISGYLRDWESVDFDDKRRVLDTLVSQVRATSEQVVIHWKL, from the coding sequence ATGGATAATAGAATAGACGCGATTTACGGCAGACAATCCATCGACAAAAAGGACAGTATCAGCATTGAAAGCCAGTTTGAATTTTGCCGGTACGAATTAAAAGGCGGTGAGGGCAAGGAATATAAAGACAAAGGATATTCGGGCAAAAACATTGACCGTCCCGACTTCCAGAGACTTTTAGGGGATATTAAGGCCGGGCTGATTAAGCGGGTAGTCGTTTACAAGCTGGACAGGATCAGCCGCTCCATAGTGGACTTTGCAAAGCTCATGGAAATATTCAAGCAGTACAATGTGGAGTTTGTTTCCTGCACGGAAAAGTTTGATACCTCAACCCCAATGGGCCGGGCGATGCTCAACATCTGTATTGTGTTCGCGCAACTGGAACGCGAGAGCATTCAAATGCGTGTAACGGACGCCTTTTATTCCCGGTGTGCCAAAGGCTACTATATGCGGGGCCGGGCGGCTTACGGTTTTGACCTAGAGCCCATCGTCATGGACGGGATCAAGACAAAAAAGCTGGTGGAAAATGCGGAAATGGACTATGTTGAAATGATGTTTGAAATGTACGCAGAGCCGGAGAGCTCATACGGTGATATTACCCGGTACTTCACCACGCAGAACATTCTGGTGTATGGAAAAACGCTCAAGCGCGGATTTTTGGGCCAGCTTTTACGAAACCCGGTTTACGTCCAGGCCGATATGGATATATACGAATACTTCAAGGCCCAGGGCGTGAAAATCGAAAGCCCGCCGGAACTGTTCACGGGTGATTATGGGTGCTATTTGTATCAGGGCCGGGAGGGTGAGGAGCCGATCCTCGTCATAGCACCCCACAAGGGCCGCATCCCGTCGGGGCTCTGGCTGGCCGTCCAGCGCAAGCTGTCACAAAACACCACGTTCCAGAATGGGCGCAAGTGCCATAATACATGGCTGGCCGGGAAAATCAAGTGCGGCTGTTGTGGGTACGCCCTCACGAGCCAGAACGCGGCGAACGGCGTTACATACCTGCATTGTAAACAACGCTCGGAAAATAAAGGCTGTCAAGGCGCGGGCACTCTGACAAAACAAGTGCTTGAACAAGCCGTGTATGAGGAATTGGTTAAGAAAATGCGGGTATTCCAAACGCTGAAAGGCGGCAAAACTGCAAGCTACAATCCGAAACTGACCGCCGCCCGCGCCGCGCTTGCCAAAACCGAAAGCGAGATTGAAAAACTGCTTGATACGCTTTCCGGCGCAAATCCCACCTTGCTACAATACGCAAACAGCCGCATTGAGGAATTGGACGGGCAACGGCAAGCCCAGGCGAAACTGGTGGCCGACCTTACCGCTAATTCCGTTTCTTCCTCTCAGGTTGAAAGCATAAGCGGCTATCTGCGGGACTGGGAGTCCGTTGACTTTGACGACAAGCGCCGGGTGCTTGACACTCTTGTTTCACAAGTGCGGGCCACAAGTGAGCAAGTTGTGATACATTGGAAACTTTGA
- a CDS encoding sigma-70 family RNA polymerase sigma factor encodes MTINLREFFYWYVTDEYIEVSEEVLAVLRSDKRYEERHYERQKRNKANYSLDAGDGIENRIVEFEPSAHELLERKERFMRLCRALNSLPDTQARRIDAHIILGKPLREIAAAEGVSINAVSLSVKLGLENMKKYMKNF; translated from the coding sequence ATGACCATCAATCTGCGTGAGTTTTTCTATTGGTACGTTACCGATGAATACATAGAGGTTTCTGAGGAAGTGCTGGCGGTGCTCCGCTCCGACAAGCGGTATGAGGAGCGGCACTATGAGCGGCAAAAGCGCAATAAGGCAAACTATTCCCTGGATGCGGGGGACGGCATCGAAAACCGCATTGTGGAGTTTGAGCCCTCGGCCCATGAGCTCCTGGAGCGCAAGGAGCGGTTTATGCGCCTGTGCCGGGCCCTTAATTCCCTGCCTGACACCCAGGCCCGGAGGATCGACGCGCATATCATTCTTGGAAAGCCCCTGCGGGAGATTGCCGCCGCCGAGGGCGTGAGCATTAACGCGGTGAGCCTTTCCGTCAAGCTCGGACTGGAGAACATGAAAAAGTATATGAAAAACTTTTAA